From Thermodesulfobacteriota bacterium, one genomic window encodes:
- a CDS encoding ArsA family ATPase: MKRIILYTGKGGVGKTTVAAATGLLAAKKGYKTLVVSTDAAHSLRDSYDMELGPEPKRIMPNLHAQEIDVYYSLEKYWGKLMEYMQSLFGWMKVDDVLSEEFSILPGMEEVSCFLWVYQHFQEESYDVIIVDSAPTGETLRLLSLPDVARWWIVKIFPIERKVVKVIRPAMKVVTDMPLPEEHTYDAVEDLFQKLDSIHKVFSDPEISSIRLVLNLEKMVMKETQRAYTYLHLYGYPVDSVIVNRTMPKELDHPYFEQWKKSQKVYREELEELFSPLPTFEAPLFSKEVLGVKSLEEFALTLFSDNDPTKVFFEGKPYEITKDGGSYQLLLKLPFVSKEEVKLSQIGDELTIQVENHRRNLFLPGFLAKLSVQRAHMQDGVLRITFNKKEKKIK, translated from the coding sequence ATGAAGAGAATAATTCTATATACCGGAAAAGGGGGAGTAGGTAAAACTACGGTGGCTGCGGCGACCGGGCTCCTGGCGGCAAAGAAGGGATACAAGACGCTGGTTGTCTCGACCGATGCGGCACACAGCTTGAGGGATTCCTATGATATGGAATTGGGCCCGGAGCCCAAGAGGATTATGCCAAACCTTCACGCCCAGGAGATAGACGTCTATTACTCTCTCGAAAAATATTGGGGAAAGCTGATGGAATACATGCAGTCCTTGTTTGGCTGGATGAAAGTGGATGATGTTTTATCCGAGGAGTTCAGCATCCTCCCGGGGATGGAAGAGGTTTCCTGTTTCCTCTGGGTTTACCAGCATTTTCAGGAGGAGTCATACGACGTCATCATAGTGGATAGCGCTCCGACTGGCGAGACTCTGAGACTGCTTTCTCTCCCTGACGTAGCCCGCTGGTGGATAGTGAAGATATTCCCCATAGAGAGAAAGGTGGTGAAGGTAATAAGACCGGCGATGAAGGTGGTGACGGATATGCCCCTCCCCGAAGAGCATACCTACGACGCCGTCGAAGACCTTTTCCAGAAACTGGACTCGATTCACAAGGTATTTTCCGACCCTGAAATAAGCTCGATTCGCCTCGTCCTAAACCTGGAAAAGATGGTGATGAAGGAAACGCAAAGGGCTTATACCTATCTTCATCTTTACGGATACCCGGTTGATTCGGTCATCGTCAATAGGACCATGCCTAAAGAACTGGACCATCCCTATTTTGAGCAATGGAAGAAATCCCAGAAGGTTTATCGAGAGGAACTGGAAGAGCTTTTCAGCCCGCTCCCCACTTTCGAAGCCCCTTTATTCTCCAAGGAGGTTCTGGGGGTGAAATCGCTCGAAGAATTTGCCCTCACCCTCTTTTCGGACAACGACCCAACCAAGGTCTTTTTTGAGGGAAAACCGTATGAAATCACCAAGGATGGCGGCTCTTACCAGTTACTCTTGAAGCTTCCCTTTGTTTCCAAGGAAGAGGTCAAGCTCTCACAGATCGGCGATGAGCTAACGATTCAGGTCGAAAACCACCGCCGCAATCTCTTCTTACCCGGATTCCTGGCAAAACTTTCTGTGCAGAGAGCCCACATGCAGGACGGAGTGCTGAGGATTACGTTTAATAAGAAAGAGAAGAAGATCAAATGA
- a CDS encoding transposase: MKEYNYSKPSAYFVTICTKDRELYFEKYAKFKEIVNLEWLKIPNGYPGVQLSEFIIMPNHIHGILIIVGATLVVAQNNRAGASPAPTIGEIIGAFKSIYVNEWLKYIKENMLDAVGKFWQRSYYEHIIRDEGSLNRIREYIINNPLRWH, from the coding sequence TTGAAAGAATATAATTATTCAAAGCCTAGTGCTTATTTTGTAACGATATGCACGAAAGATAGAGAATTGTACTTTGAAAAATATGCTAAGTTTAAAGAAATTGTTAATCTAGAATGGCTAAAGATACCTAACGGATACCCAGGTGTTCAGTTGAGTGAATTTATCATTATGCCAAATCATATACATGGGATACTAATAATTGTAGGGGCAACCCTAGTGGTTGCCCAAAATAATAGGGCGGGTGCAAGCCCCGCCCCTACCATCGGTGAAATTATCGGGGCCTTTAAGTCGATATATGTAAATGAATGGTTGAAATATATAAAAGAAAATATGCTTGACGCCGTTGGAAAATTTTGGCAACGCAGCTACTACGAACATATTATCCGGGACGAAGGCTCCCTCAATCGCATCCGCGAGTATATTATCAATAATCCGCTTCGTTGGCACTAG
- a CDS encoding transposase encodes MGLYKDKYRIDSTRLKDWDYSSSGYYFVTICTKKQECFFGEVVDGQIRLFETGEIAAEEWQKTEQIRQNVKLDEWVVMPNHIHGIVIITNNVETTRRVVSTLKPNSLGAIIGQFKSVTTKRIRAKGYSDFAWQPRFYEHIVRSEESLEKIREYILNNPIKWELDEYHPENLIVAKIQSEK; translated from the coding sequence ATGGGATTATACAAAGATAAATACCGCATCGATTCCACCCGATTAAAAGATTGGGATTATTCATCCAGTGGGTATTACTTTGTTACTATCTGTACCAAAAAACAAGAGTGTTTTTTTGGTGAGGTTGTAGATGGTCAAATTAGATTATTTGAAACTGGAGAAATTGCGGCAGAGGAATGGCAGAAGACAGAACAAATCCGTCAAAATGTAAAATTGGACGAATGGGTAGTAATGCCGAATCATATACACGGTATAGTCATCATTACAAATAATGTAGAGACGACCCGCCGGGTCGTCTCTACATTAAAACCAAATTCACTGGGTGCAATTATAGGACAATTTAAATCTGTTACCACTAAGAGGATTCGTGCAAAGGGTTATTCAGATTTCGCCTGGCAACCACGGTTTTACGAGCACATCGTCAGAAGCGAGGAATCCCTAGAAAAAATCAGGGAATACATTTTGAATAACCCTATAAAATGGGAATTGGATGAATACCATCCTGAGAACTTAATCGTCGCAAAAATACAAAGTGAAAAATAA
- the ggt gene encoding gamma-glutamyltransferase, giving the protein MHKKPLVHLARRQIIFIVALLLLIQIRTHVQAEESPLFNPQDIFHPVTSRNGMVATDNRYATEAGLQILKEGGNAIDAAVTIGFTLAVTYPRAGNIGGGGFLLVYLAKSNEVVAIDYREKAPKAATEDMFLDKSGNVNTEKSRHSYLAVGVPGTVAGLTLALEKYGTVSLERALKPAIEFAERGLPVDEELQRSLLDARDRLRASPASMGIFFKKDGTPYRVGEFLVQRDLAWSLKQIARHGPAAFYKGEIAQKIAFTMKSNGGLITKEDLASYEAVIREPVHGKYRGYDIYSMPPPSSGGVHLIQVLNLLEPFPMSKFGHNTAQTIHLMAESMKLAYADRSKHLGDPDFVDVPVSGLISKRYADELRLKINFSKAAPSAEILPGNPVKFEEDNNTTHFSVMDKYGNAVSNTYTLNFSYGTGITIPGTGILLNNEMDDFSAKPGEPNAYGLIGGRYNAIEPGKRMLSSMTPTIVMKNGKPFLVTGSPGGSRIITVVLQMIMNVIDHGMNIEAATNAVRIHHQWLPDELRVEKGLNLDTIRLLTEKGHKVVVGNTMGNAESVMRIGDFFYGASDPRNPGGLAEGY; this is encoded by the coding sequence ATGCATAAAAAACCTCTAGTTCACTTGGCCCGAAGACAGATAATCTTTATAGTTGCATTACTTTTATTAATTCAAATAAGGACACATGTTCAGGCAGAAGAATCTCCCCTCTTCAACCCACAGGACATATTCCATCCGGTCACATCTCGAAACGGTATGGTGGCCACGGATAACCGCTATGCAACCGAGGCCGGACTACAGATTTTAAAGGAAGGAGGAAACGCCATAGATGCCGCCGTGACCATCGGATTTACGCTTGCCGTTACCTATCCCCGCGCCGGAAACATAGGCGGCGGGGGATTCCTGCTGGTTTACCTTGCAAAATCTAATGAAGTCGTGGCTATTGATTATCGGGAAAAGGCTCCCAAGGCGGCAACCGAAGATATGTTTCTAGATAAAAGCGGCAACGTAAATACCGAGAAATCAAGGCATAGCTACCTTGCCGTAGGAGTTCCGGGGACGGTTGCCGGCCTTACCTTGGCGCTTGAGAAATACGGGACGGTCAGTCTGGAAAGGGCGTTGAAGCCTGCTATAGAATTCGCGGAGAGAGGATTACCGGTGGATGAGGAGCTTCAGAGGTCGTTGCTCGATGCAAGGGATAGATTGAGGGCTTCCCCGGCCAGCATGGGGATTTTCTTCAAAAAGGACGGCACTCCTTACCGAGTCGGCGAGTTTTTGGTTCAAAGAGACCTGGCCTGGAGCTTGAAACAAATTGCTCGACATGGACCGGCTGCCTTCTACAAAGGGGAAATTGCCCAGAAAATCGCCTTCACCATGAAATCGAACGGCGGTTTGATTACCAAGGAGGACCTGGCCTCGTATGAAGCGGTCATTCGTGAACCCGTTCATGGTAAGTATAGGGGGTATGACATTTACTCCATGCCTCCACCCAGCTCGGGCGGGGTACATCTAATCCAGGTGCTGAATTTGCTTGAACCATTTCCCATGAGCAAATTCGGACATAACACAGCACAAACAATTCATCTCATGGCGGAGAGCATGAAATTGGCTTATGCCGACCGCTCAAAGCATTTAGGCGACCCTGACTTTGTGGATGTGCCGGTCTCGGGATTGATATCAAAGAGATATGCAGATGAGCTGAGGCTTAAAATAAATTTCTCCAAAGCCGCACCCAGTGCGGAAATATTGCCCGGGAACCCGGTTAAATTCGAAGAGGACAACAACACCACCCACTTCTCGGTTATGGACAAATACGGAAACGCCGTCTCCAACACCTACACCTTAAACTTCAGCTATGGGACGGGGATTACTATTCCGGGTACTGGTATTCTTCTAAACAACGAGATGGATGACTTCTCCGCAAAACCGGGCGAGCCGAATGCCTACGGGCTAATTGGCGGAAGGTATAACGCTATCGAGCCCGGGAAAAGAATGCTGAGTTCTATGACCCCGACGATTGTAATGAAGAACGGAAAACCGTTCCTGGTCACCGGAAGCCCCGGCGGCAGTCGAATAATCACCGTCGTACTGCAAATGATAATGAACGTAATCGACCACGGGATGAATATAGAAGCGGCAACCAATGCCGTACGTATTCACCATCAATGGCTGCCGGATGAACTGCGGGTGGAGAAGGGGTTAAATCTGGATACGATTCGCTTACTGACGGAAAAAGGCCATAAAGTTGTGGTTGGTAATACGATGGGCAACGCAGAGAGCGTTATGCGCATAGGAGATTTCTTCTACGGTGCATCCGACCCCAGAAACCCGGGCGGGTTGGCCGAGGGGTATTAG
- the trxA gene encoding thioredoxin → MSKPILLTDENFEKEVIGSQVPVVVDFWAEWCGPCRMISPILEELAEDYQGIIKVGKLNVDENPGATTLHEIRSIPTLIIYDEGKPVDKIIGAVPKSRLVEVIEGVLSKN, encoded by the coding sequence ATGAGTAAGCCGATTCTGCTTACCGACGAGAATTTTGAGAAGGAGGTGATTGGTTCTCAGGTTCCGGTCGTAGTGGACTTTTGGGCTGAATGGTGCGGCCCATGCCGTATGATAAGCCCTATACTGGAGGAGCTGGCCGAGGATTATCAGGGAATAATCAAGGTTGGAAAGCTAAACGTGGATGAAAACCCGGGAGCCACAACGCTTCATGAAATAAGGAGCATACCGACCCTAATCATCTACGATGAGGGAAAACCGGTAGACAAGATCATCGGAGCCGTCCCCAAAAGCCGGCTGGTAGAGGTCATCGAGGGGGTCCTCAGCAAGAACTAG
- the nadA gene encoding quinolinate synthase NadA, producing the protein MEDRTRVVEEIDRLRKQKNAVIIAHNYQIGEVQDIADFVGDSLALSQMAAKTEADIIVFCGVHFMAETASVICPDKKVLIPDLQAGCSLADTIDAEQLREWKEEHPNAVVVSYVNTSAEVKAESDYCCTSSNAVKVVNSIPEDKEILFLPDMFLGTYVAKVTGRKLNIWLGECHVHAGIRPSNIDKMREAHPEAEMLIHPECGCTTSFMCYTANGSIKNGHTHFLSTGGMINHPKRSKAREFIVATETGILHRMRKENPDKTFYPVKEDAICKYMKMITLDKVLTSLREEVYEVKVPEKIALRAKKAIDRMLEISAN; encoded by the coding sequence AATTGCCCACAATTATCAAATAGGAGAGGTCCAGGATATCGCCGACTTTGTGGGGGACTCTCTTGCTCTCTCCCAAATGGCCGCTAAAACCGAGGCAGATATAATTGTATTCTGCGGCGTTCACTTCATGGCCGAAACCGCATCTGTAATCTGTCCAGATAAGAAGGTGCTAATACCCGACCTTCAAGCGGGATGCTCTCTTGCCGATACGATCGACGCAGAACAGTTGAGGGAATGGAAAGAGGAACATCCCAATGCGGTTGTGGTCTCTTACGTAAATACCAGCGCCGAGGTTAAAGCGGAGAGTGATTACTGCTGCACTTCCTCTAACGCGGTAAAAGTGGTGAACTCAATCCCTGAAGATAAGGAGATTCTCTTTCTGCCGGATATGTTTCTTGGAACTTATGTGGCTAAGGTTACTGGACGAAAACTCAATATCTGGCTTGGAGAGTGCCACGTTCATGCCGGTATCAGGCCTTCTAATATCGACAAGATGAGGGAAGCTCACCCGGAAGCGGAAATGCTCATCCATCCCGAATGCGGCTGCACCACGTCTTTCATGTGTTATACAGCCAACGGGTCGATTAAAAATGGGCACACCCATTTCCTTTCCACCGGCGGGATGATCAACCATCCGAAACGCTCTAAGGCAAGGGAATTTATAGTGGCTACCGAGACCGGAATACTCCACAGGATGAGGAAAGAGAATCCGGATAAGACCTTTTACCCGGTCAAGGAAGACGCAATTTGTAAATACATGAAAATGATAACCCTGGATAAGGTCTTAACTTCCTTAAGAGAGGAAGTATACGAAGTAAAGGTTCCGGAAAAGATCGCCCTAAGAGCCAAGAAGGCCATCGACCGGATGCTGGAGATATCGGCTAATTAA